The sequence TTCTACGTCATGGAGAAGCTCGAGGGCCTGATCCTGCGCGGCGATCTCCCGCCCGGTCTCGAAGTGCGCCCGGAGCAGGCGCGCGAGCTGTCCGGCAAGGTCGTGGACCGGCTGGTCGACCTGCACGCCGTCGACGTCGGGAAGGCCGGGCTGGCCGACCTCGGCAAGGGCGCGGGCTACGTCGAGCGCCAGATCCGCGGCTGGTCGGACCGGTACGTCGCGGCGCGCACGGACAACGTCGGCGACTTCGCCGAGGTGCGCTCGTGGCTGGCGGAGAACCAGCCCGCCGAAGTCAAGATCTGCTTGATCCACAACGACTACCGGCTCGACAACCTGGTGCTGGACGGCCCGGCGACGCTGAACATCACCGGCGTGCTCGACTGGGAGATGGCCACCCTCGGCGACCCGCTGATGGAGCTGGGCAGCATGCTGGCCTACTGGGTCCAGGCCGATGACGACGACGTCATGAAGGCGAGCCGCCGCCAGCCGACGCACCTGCCCGGGATGTTCACTCGCGAAGAGTTCGTGTCGCGCTACGCGGAGAAGACCGGCCTGGCCGTGGCCGACTGGCGGTTCTACGAGGTCTACGGCCTGTTCCGGCTCGCGGCGGTGCTGCAGCAGCTGTACCGCCGCTACCGCGAGGGCGCCACCCGCAACCCGGCGTTCAAGAACTTCTGGCAGTTCGTCGGCTACCTGGACTGGCGCTGCCGGGAAATCATCGCGAAGGGAAGCGTGTAGTGGGCGCGATCTACCTGGTCCGGCACGGTCAGGCCTCGTTCGGCGCGGCCGACTACGACGCCCTGTCGCCGCGCGGCTTCGAGCAGTCCACTGTGGTCGGTGCGGAGCTGCTGCGCCGCAACGTCTCTTTCAACCAGGTCCGGTCGGGTTCGCTCGCGCGGCAGCGGGACACCGCGGCGACGGCGCTGAAGGTGCTGGGCAGCGACGTCCCGGTGGTCGAGGACCCGCGCTGGAACGAGTACGACCACGTCGACATCGGGCTGCACCACGCGGGCGGCGCGCCGCAGGAGGATTCCCGGGCCTACCAAGGGGTTCTGGACGCGGCGCTGACCGCGTGGACGTCGGCGGGCCCCGACGGCCCGTGTGCCGAGACGTGGCCCGTGTTCCTCGCCCGCTGCCGCGAAGCGCTCGCGGACCTGGTGGCGTCCCTCGGCAAGGGGGAGAACGCGCTCGTCTTCACCTCCGGCGGCGTGATCGCCACGGTCTGCGGCCTGCTGATGGGCACGCCCGAAGCCGGGCTGCTGAAGCTCAACCGCGTCACGGTCAACGGCGGCATCACGAAGCTCGTTTCGGGCCGCGGCGGCGTAACCTTGTTGTCGTTCAACGAACACCCGCACTTCGAGGCCGAAGCGGCTTCGCTGCTCACCTACCGGTAGGAG is a genomic window of Amycolatopsis lexingtonensis containing:
- a CDS encoding phosphotransferase family protein, which translates into the protein MTTVEVREEDAFDVAAVHAWLTAKVDGLGNEPPRVRQFPGGASNLTYLLTYPDRELILRRPPAGHKAASAHDMRREYRVQHALEPVFPYVPRMLAFGDDEGVLGGDFYVMEKLEGLILRGDLPPGLEVRPEQARELSGKVVDRLVDLHAVDVGKAGLADLGKGAGYVERQIRGWSDRYVAARTDNVGDFAEVRSWLAENQPAEVKICLIHNDYRLDNLVLDGPATLNITGVLDWEMATLGDPLMELGSMLAYWVQADDDDVMKASRRQPTHLPGMFTREEFVSRYAEKTGLAVADWRFYEVYGLFRLAAVLQQLYRRYREGATRNPAFKNFWQFVGYLDWRCREIIAKGSV
- a CDS encoding histidine phosphatase family protein, with protein sequence MGAIYLVRHGQASFGAADYDALSPRGFEQSTVVGAELLRRNVSFNQVRSGSLARQRDTAATALKVLGSDVPVVEDPRWNEYDHVDIGLHHAGGAPQEDSRAYQGVLDAALTAWTSAGPDGPCAETWPVFLARCREALADLVASLGKGENALVFTSGGVIATVCGLLMGTPEAGLLKLNRVTVNGGITKLVSGRGGVTLLSFNEHPHFEAEAASLLTYR